The Phragmites australis chromosome 15, lpPhrAust1.1, whole genome shotgun sequence genome window below encodes:
- the LOC133892844 gene encoding pathogenesis-related protein 1-like, with product MAYSPKLACLALAFAAIVVAPCAAQNSPQDYVDLHNAARADVGVGLVSWDDNVAAYAQSYASQRQGDCALVHSSGGPYGENLFGGPAGADWSASDAVDLWVAEKQYYDHDSNSCSAPEGQSCGHYTQVVWRDSTAIGCARVVCDNGGVFIICSYDPPGNVIGQSPY from the coding sequence ATGGCATACTCACCGAAGCTAGCGTGCTTAGCTCTGGCTTTCGCGGCCATCGTCGTCGCGCCGTGCGCGGCGCAGAACTCGCCGCAGGACTACGTGGACCTGCACAACGCGGCGCGCGCGGACGTGGGCGTCGGCCTGGTGTCGTGGGACGACAACGTGGCGGCGTACGCGCAGAGCTACGCGTCGCAGCGTCAAGGCGACTGTGCGCTGGTGCACTCCTCCGGCGGGCCCTACGGTGAGAACCTCTTCGGGGGCCCCGCCGGCGCCGACTGGTCGGCGTCGGACGCCGTCGACTTGTGGGTGGCGGAGAAGCAGTACTACGACCACGACAGCAACTCCTGCTCGGCGCCGGAGGGCCAGTCGTGCGGGCACTACACGCAGGTGGTGTGGCGCGATTCCACCGCCATCGGCTGCGCCCGCGTCGTCTGCGACAACGGCGGCGTCTTCATCATCTGCAGCTACGACCCGCCGGGCAACGTCATCGGACAGAGCCCGTACTAG
- the LOC133893588 gene encoding pathogenesis-related protein 1-like, with protein sequence MAYSPKLACLALAFAAIVVAPCAAQNSPQDYVDLHNAARTDVGVGPVSWDDTVAAYAQSYAKQRQGDCALEHSSGPYGENLFWGSAGANWSASNAVGSWVSEKQFYDYDSNSCTAGQMCGHYTQVVWRDSTAIGCALAVCDNNGGVFIVCSYNPPGNVLGQSPY encoded by the coding sequence ATGGCATACTCACCGAAGCTAGCGTGCTTAGCTCTGGCTTTCGCGGCCATCGTCGTCGCGCCGTGCGCGGCGCAGAACTCGCCGCAGGACTACGTGGACCTGCACAACGCGGCGCGCACTGACGTGGGCGTCGGCCCGGTGTCGTGGGATGACACCGTGGCGGCGTACGCGCAGAGCTACGCGAAGCAGCGCCAAGGCGACTGCGCGCTGGAGCACTCCAGCGGTCCCTACGGTGAGAACctcttctggggctccgccggcgccaacTGGTCGGCGTCCAACGCCGTGGGGTCTTGGGTGTCCGAGAAGCAGTTCTACGACTACGACAGCAACTCCTGCACAGCGGGCCAGATGTGCGGGCACTACACGCAGGTGGTATGGCGCGACTCCACCGCCATCGGGTGTGCCCTCGCCGTCTGCGACAACAATGGCGGCGTCTTCATCGTCTGCAGCTACAACCCGCCCGGCAACGTCCTCGGACAGAGCCCGTACTAG
- the LOC133892284 gene encoding uncharacterized protein LOC133892284 has product MLLDTMLDQFLSVIVGIEQFDDLDKMPFEETVGRLKAFEECAHSLSVRRDRRRMAVTPHQATRVNTTLLQIATAVEMVMEAVEAMEKVDVVMGHYVNECKAQKKKEEEKVSEEMIPGLQQRRHAMLLNEEKLKAELRDTIEVGSSSEVWYLDNGTSNYMTGDKEKFREVYYINRLCRYIINLGQLTEVGHKVILDAEHLRVYDSSPTRLLMKVRKTPNCVYKIELHQAMLVCFLANLEDPAWLWHARLGHVNLNAIKLLVDKEMAIGVSLITHSN; this is encoded by the exons ATGCTGCTCGACACCATGCTGGATCAATTCCTGAGTGTGATCGTCGGGATCGAGCAGTTCGACGACCTTGACAAGATGCCATTCGAGGAAACCGTGGGGCGGCTGAAGGCTTTTGAAGAATGTGCTCACTC GCTGAGTGTTAGGCGCGATAGAAGAAGGATGGCGGTGactcctcatcaagcaacaagggTAAATACCACCCTCCTACAGATAGCAACCGCGGTCGAGATGGTCATGGAAGCAGTAGAGGCCATGGAAAAGGTGGACGTGGTG ATGGGGCATTACGTGAATGAATGCAAGGCAcaaaagaagaaggaggaagagaaag TGTCAGAGGAGATGATACCAGGTCTGCAGCAAAGGCGGCATGCTATGTTGCTGAATGAAGAGAAGTTGAAGGCGGAGCTACGCGACACCATAGAGGTTGGTTCCAGCTCTGAGGTTTGGTACCTGGACAACGGAACTAGTAATTACATGACCGGTGATAAAGAGAAGTTCAGA GAGGTCTACTACATTAATAGACTGTGCAGATACATCATCAACCTAGGACAACTTACCGAGgttggacacaaggtgatcctggatgctgaacatctacGCGTATATGATAGTAGTCCTACGCGATTGCTAATGAAAGTGAGGAAAACTCCAAATTGCGTCTACAAGATCGAGCTGCATCAGGCGATGCTAGTGTGTTTCTTAGCTAACCTTGAAGACCCCGCATGGCTATGGCATGCGAGGCTTGGTCATGTCAACTTGAATGCTATAAAGCTGCTCGTTGACAAGGAAATGGCGATAGGGGTATCACTGATCACGCACTCAAACTAG